Below is a genomic region from Methanolobus sediminis.
TGTCCCTGGCTGGTAGCCTTCCCCGTGGAACAGGTATGGCATATCCTTTTTCTGCTTCTGCAGAAGTGTAAAATCCTCTCTGTTCTTTATAACAAATGCACTGCACAGGTATGGTGCCCATCCTGTCTTATGGAAGTCTATTCCTACCGAATCCGCATATCGCAGGTCGCTTATGCTGGAAAGTATCTCTCTTATCTCCTCCTGCAACATGTGTGGAAGATGATCGATACGTGTGTCTCCCCTGAATGTGAGGTATGGCCATCCAATGACCGCATCGGCATGTACATGTATCCTGTAATCTATTTTTTTCTGAATTCTGTCTCGTAATTCCACTATCTTTTTAAGAGGGTCTATTCCAAAAGCATCTGTTGTACCCATTGTGGCAAATATCGTTCCAATGCGGGCTCCCTCGCTGATAGTCCGTTCCATCTCTTCTTCAAGCAGGTGAATATCCATTACGTTATCACACGAAGGTATCGTCTTTATGTTGTCCAGTCCGACCCCTGTCCACAGGGCAGCGGATCTGATGCTATAATGGGCAACATCTGAGCAGAAGAAGTGTATCCTATCCCTTATTCCTGTATTCTTTGCATTCGGGTCGGCCTTTTCGATCCCTATGCGTGCACCATAAAGGTTACAGCCGGTTCCTCCAAAGGTGAAGATGCCGCCAGCCTTTGTTGTATCATATCCTATAAGGTCGGCAAGCATGGCTATTGCCATTATCTCTGAGCGTGCCGCACTCATTCCGTAATCATCACTGATGGAATTCTCATTGTATCTTGCACCCAACGCTGCGGCAACAATTGAAAGTGCCGTGGCAGGTGGCACGACGTT
It encodes:
- a CDS encoding pyridoxal phosphate-dependent decarboxylase family protein, coding for MKEIELMRSFFTRPAGDEDKIVLLLNDLLKKIDSKENGTIIGKKETLDYEKLMRETKFPHGMGNEADVGDFITELYGGVNIWCHPLMQANVVPPATALSIVAAALGARYNENSISDDYGMSAARSEIMAIAMLADLIGYDTTKAGGIFTFGGTGCNLYGARIGIEKADPNAKNTGIRDRIHFFCSDVAHYSIRSAALWTGVGLDNIKTIPSCDNVMDIHLLEEEMERTISEGARIGTIFATMGTTDAFGIDPLKKIVELRDRIQKKIDYRIHVHADAVIGWPYLTFRGDTRIDHLPHMLQEEIREILSSISDLRYADSVGIDFHKTGWAPYLCSAFVIKNREDFTLLQKQKKDMPYLFHGEGYQPGTFTLESSRPNYAQKALANMMLMGKQGYETLIVHLITAADHLREMMDNCSDIELLNRHNPAFVTDFRIYPHTKFDTDGNPLFQKEMCDETEEEFTEKVNSYNQRIAQYMIARAQKEGTAMISYTDNYKTTRNSRTIVALKSYPMSPFIEKEHMDEMLRQIYGAKEWVDSNCGFET